AGATACATTCTTTTAGAGGCTACTTCTTCACAACGATAACGTTTACGGATTTTTTCACCCCGGCGGAATATGCGTCCGTCTTTTGTTCTGAACAGCTGATGTAACGGCAACTGCTCTACGAAATAATGATTTTCCTTTTTGCGGTCGTAGCGGTTAAGTACACGCAGGAGATCTTCATCCGCACAGGAGCTGGCGGCAGGATTGGCCATACTTTGGCGTACGGCCAGTTCTACATCGGAGGGGAGATAGTCTTTGCCAACAAAACCGGCCAGTATAGCGGAAAATTCACTTTTCCATTCTTTGCCGTGTGCGGGCACACGGTTGCCGAATTTATTGAAGGTGGTCAGGTGGGCCAGTTCATGCAGCAGGGTGATGAGAAAGGAATACTTGTTCAGCGATCCGTTGATGCTGATCCGGTGTCCTTTCCCGTGCCCGTCCGGATGACGGTAGTCGCCGAGGATACTTTTTCTTTCGCGGGTAACGGTAAGATGCACCTTATGGTAACGGATAAATTCCATTACCGGCTCAAAAGTTCCGGCAGGCAGATAGGACGCTAAAGCATTTAAAGGCGCCTCCTGTTTCACTATTTAGACTGCTGTTTGAGTTTGTTGAAAAGGTTAATGGTTTCAAACACTGAATAGATCAGGTAGAAGCCTAACAAGATAAAGATGGTCGCCTTGCTGATGTTGGGTCTGTAGGTCAGTACATAAGCGGCAATACCGAGCAGGCAAAGCATGAGCTTACTGAGTGTGGAGCCATATACGGCTCTGACAAAGGCGTTGTTGTTAGCTGACTGAAGGCCTTTACGGCTCATCCTGTAGGAGAAAAGGGTAATTAGCGCCATGCCCAGGTTGCCAATAAGCAGCACGTTGAAGTGTGCATTGATTGATGCCAACCTGGATTGGAACGCTACTATTATGCCGGTCAGAATGACAAATACGGCAATTAATTTGAGAAAAAATCTGTCGCTCATTACTTGCGGGTATCTTTAATAATTTGCCACAAAAGTATGGCTAAACCCAGTAAAGAAAAAATGACGAGGAATAGCGGGAACCGCCAGCCAATTTTTTGGTCCAGCTTGTATCCTGCAAACACCGCCAGTCCCAGTATGGCCATCATCTGGAACGCTAGTCCCGCATAGCGTACAATAGAACTGTAACTGTTTTTATCAGTTTTGTTCTGCTTCTTTGAGGGCTGATTTTCCATTTTTATGAGTTTCTTCCGGCTTTTCATCGTCCATGTAGCAACGACCGTTGAATTTGGCGGTTGGTTCCATTTCGAAATGAGCAGTATAAACGTCTCCTTTAACGAGTGCGTTTCCTTTCAGGAACAGCAGCTCTTCCACTCTGATAATACCGGTAACTTTACCCAGCAGGTCAGCACTCTGGCAGATTAAATCGCCGGTGATCTCACCTTCTGGTCCTACAACGATTTTAGCTTTGGTAGATACGGTACCGTTTACCTGTCCATCGATGCGAATATCTCCTTCGCAAACAATATCTCCCTGTATAGACGTACCGTTGCCTATAATGTTGATGGTTGAGCTAGGTAACATGGACACTTTGTCACCTTTTGATTTTTGACTGTTATTAAACATAGGTTTTCAGGTTTTTCAGGTTTGTTAGTTAAAACGATGTAAGATAATTTAAATATTTCGACAATTACTGATTTATTCCAGTATTGTCTATCAACAAATTAGCTCTGTAAAATTGAAAATTATCAGTAAGTGCTGTTGTCTACTTTAGGCACTTTGATTACGGTCGTATCAACTTTGCCGGTAAATTCTCCGTTGAGTACC
This window of the Chitinophaga sp. Cy-1792 genome carries:
- a CDS encoding SprT-like domain-containing protein, whose translation is MKQEAPLNALASYLPAGTFEPVMEFIRYHKVHLTVTRERKSILGDYRHPDGHGKGHRISINGSLNKYSFLITLLHELAHLTTFNKFGNRVPAHGKEWKSEFSAILAGFVGKDYLPSDVELAVRQSMANPAASSCADEDLLRVLNRYDRKKENHYFVEQLPLHQLFRTKDGRIFRRGEKIRKRYRCEEVASKRMYLFSPVYEVEMVNED
- a CDS encoding AtpZ/AtpI family protein; translated protein: MENQPSKKQNKTDKNSYSSIVRYAGLAFQMMAILGLAVFAGYKLDQKIGWRFPLFLVIFSLLGLAILLWQIIKDTRK
- a CDS encoding polymer-forming cytoskeletal protein, with amino-acid sequence MLPSSTINIIGNGTSIQGDIVCEGDIRIDGQVNGTVSTKAKIVVGPEGEITGDLICQSADLLGKVTGIIRVEELLFLKGNALVKGDVYTAHFEMEPTAKFNGRCYMDDEKPEETHKNGKSALKEAEQN